In the genome of Ignisphaera cupida, one region contains:
- a CDS encoding translation initiation factor aIF-1A encodes MAKDKKVESTPRDLTLPTQGQILCVVEEIIGADFLKVRCVDGVPRVCRIPGKYRRRVWFSGGDVVLVQPWDFQQNKGDIIYKYSKDEVRRLISMGLLSKEFVEGAV; translated from the coding sequence ATAGCAAAAGATAAAAAGGTGGAAAGCACACCAAGAGATCTTACATTACCTACTCAAGGTCAGATTCTATGTGTTGTTGAGGAGATTATAGGAGCAGATTTTTTAAAAGTTAGATGTGTTGATGGTGTCCCCAGAGTTTGTAGAATACCTGGAAAATATAGAAGAAGAGTTTGGTTTTCTGGAGGTGATGTTGTTCTTGTTCAGCCATGGGATTTTCAGCAAAACAAGGGTGACATTATCTACAAATATAGTAAAGATGAAGTTAGAAGATTGATATCAATGGGTTTATTGAGTAAAGAATTTGTGGAGGGGGCAGTCTAA
- a CDS encoding DUF424 domain-containing protein, protein MSLFMMKIHHRIGKKIVAVCDEEIVGKVFREGNIVLDISPKFYEGKKADLEEVVKEIMDADIVVLSGKRIVEELDKKGLVIKDYALKVGDQLHLQIIKEVFET, encoded by the coding sequence ATGAGTTTATTTATGATGAAAATTCATCATAGGATTGGAAAGAAAATTGTGGCAGTATGTGATGAGGAAATAGTTGGAAAGGTGTTTAGAGAAGGGAATATAGTGTTAGACATTTCACCAAAGTTTTATGAAGGTAAGAAAGCTGATTTGGAAGAGGTTGTGAAAGAGATTATGGATGCAGATATTGTTGTTTTATCTGGTAAGAGAATAGTTGAGGAGCTTGATAAAAAAGGTCTTGTAATTAAAGATTATGCTCTAAAGGTTGGCGATCAACTACATCTGCAAATAATTAAGGAGGTTTTTGAAACTTGA
- a CDS encoding translation initiation factor IF-2 subunit beta translates to MYDYEKLLNMVYERLPKRVVARAYDIPSLEVDYVGDHTVIKNFNVVCERIRREPRIVMRFLLKELAMPGSLNPDNSLIIYKRVSTKSIQGLYTRFLESYVRCSTCGSYDTELVREGKVWFIKCLACGAITYVKPV, encoded by the coding sequence TTGTATGACTATGAAAAGCTGTTGAACATGGTTTATGAGAGGCTGCCTAAGAGAGTTGTTGCAAGGGCTTATGATATTCCATCGCTTGAAGTTGACTATGTTGGTGATCACACTGTTATCAAGAATTTTAATGTTGTTTGTGAGAGGATTAGAAGAGAGCCTAGAATAGTTATGAGGTTTTTGCTGAAGGAGCTTGCAATGCCTGGTTCTCTAAATCCTGACAACAGTCTGATTATATATAAAAGAGTTTCTACAAAGTCTATTCAAGGTCTTTACACAAGGTTTTTGGAAAGCTATGTTAGATGCTCAACATGTGGAAGTTACGATACTGAGCTTGTGAGGGAGGGGAAAGTGTGGTTTATTAAATGCTTAGCTTGTGGAGCAATAACATATGTGAAACCTGTTTAG
- a CDS encoding FecCD family ABC transporter permease, which produces MAFELYKRKIKYFFVSLFTLLILAIIIIVISLSVGPAMLNPKDVFKAIFLKSFYSDVDPTIYSISMLRLSRTMASFFCGAALSLAGLLMQTITRNPLADPYIFGLSSTALTSIAIAVIVSPSFAVYRYNLVLVAFIGALTGYVITVSLAKLAGGDSLALVLAGVAVASLFSGVSHILLYVVQNIIRTPYVYFLMGSTSTVLLKDLNFLFYPTLLLLLIAIVFFKPLNAYLYGDDYAKQLGFNPKRIIFIAATIASILTAITVAFIGIVGFIGLAAPHIARFFVGSDHRFSIPITTLVGGIITTIADIVVRLISMFARGIGELPLGVITSVIGAPFLAYLIIRRSRA; this is translated from the coding sequence ATGGCATTTGAGCTATACAAGAGAAAAATAAAATACTTTTTTGTTTCATTATTTACACTTTTAATTCTTGCTATAATCATAATAGTAATTTCATTGTCTGTAGGTCCAGCAATGCTTAATCCAAAAGATGTTTTCAAGGCTATTTTCCTAAAGAGCTTTTATTCAGATGTTGACCCAACTATTTATTCAATTTCGATGCTTAGACTATCCAGAACAATGGCTTCATTCTTCTGTGGTGCTGCACTTTCCTTGGCAGGGTTACTTATGCAAACTATTACGAGAAACCCTCTTGCAGATCCATATATATTTGGATTGTCATCAACAGCCTTAACATCAATTGCCATAGCAGTCATAGTTTCTCCATCATTTGCTGTTTACAGGTATAACTTAGTTTTAGTTGCTTTCATAGGCGCTTTGACAGGGTATGTAATTACAGTTTCATTAGCTAAACTCGCTGGTGGGGATAGCCTAGCACTTGTTTTAGCGGGTGTAGCAGTAGCTTCACTGTTTTCAGGTGTTTCACACATTCTTCTATATGTTGTTCAAAACATTATCAGAACACCTTATGTATATTTCCTCATGGGATCTACAAGCACAGTATTGCTTAAGGATCTCAATTTCCTATTCTATCCAACACTATTGTTATTGCTTATCGCGATAGTATTTTTTAAGCCATTGAATGCATATCTATATGGAGATGACTATGCAAAGCAGCTTGGATTCAATCCAAAGAGAATAATATTTATAGCAGCAACAATAGCCTCTATACTAACAGCTATTACTGTTGCCTTCATAGGTATTGTTGGCTTTATAGGTCTTGCAGCTCCACACATAGCAAGATTTTTCGTAGGATCTGATCATAGATTTTCAATCCCAATAACTACTCTTGTTGGAGGTATAATAACAACTATTGCTGACATTGTTGTAAGGTTAATATCAATGTTTGCAAGAGGTATTGGAGAGCTCCCCCTAGGTGTTATAACATCAGTTATTGGAGCTCCTTTTCTAGCATATCTAATCATTAGAAGGTCGAGAGCATGA
- a CDS encoding tRNA (N(6)-L-threonylcarbamoyladenosine(37)-C(2))-methylthiotransferase, translating into MGLKGKRIYIETYGCTLNKADSAIMKTILVESGYEVVDNIEDADVIVLNTCVVRYDTESRMFSRIEELKKLNKKVIVAGCLARVFPAKVRKIFPQASLIVPQSINRIVEAVESSEPVMLFDEFKEFSVLPRVVEGVTASIPVAEGCLDECSFCIVKVARPHLKSVPIEKVVNVFKDVISRGAIEVEITAQDLSVYGYDLYGKYALPELLNSILSVEGDYMIRLGQMNPRHLINYLDEIIEILKDPRVYKHLHIPVQSGDNKVLKLMNRGYTVEDFISIVNEVRKKIEGVHIATDIIVGHPGEDETAFMESIKLITEYSIDRVHIARYSPRPFTKSSLMPQLPDPVKKSRSSYIESVYEKVALEINREYVGSRAKVVITEVDRVRNKAIGRLFNYRPVVLDVGGEYLGKKAVVEINDATFFDLRGRLLHIL; encoded by the coding sequence ATGGGGTTGAAAGGTAAAAGAATCTATATAGAAACTTATGGATGCACGTTAAATAAGGCTGACTCTGCTATAATGAAAACCATTCTAGTTGAGAGTGGATATGAGGTTGTTGATAATATTGAGGATGCAGATGTTATAGTGTTGAATACCTGTGTTGTTAGGTACGATACTGAGTCGAGAATGTTTTCAAGAATTGAGGAGCTAAAGAAGCTGAATAAGAAGGTTATTGTTGCTGGATGTCTTGCTAGAGTTTTTCCTGCTAAAGTTAGAAAGATTTTTCCACAAGCATCTCTTATAGTGCCTCAAAGTATTAATAGAATTGTTGAAGCTGTAGAGTCTTCGGAACCAGTAATGCTTTTTGATGAGTTTAAAGAGTTTAGTGTTTTGCCTAGAGTTGTTGAAGGTGTTACAGCCTCTATTCCTGTTGCTGAGGGTTGTTTAGATGAGTGTTCTTTTTGCATAGTGAAGGTTGCTAGACCTCATTTGAAGAGTGTGCCAATAGAAAAAGTTGTTAATGTTTTTAAAGATGTAATTAGTAGAGGGGCTATAGAAGTAGAGATTACTGCACAAGATCTTAGCGTTTATGGCTATGATCTATACGGCAAATATGCATTGCCTGAGCTGTTAAACTCTATTCTTAGTGTTGAAGGAGATTACATGATTAGATTAGGACAGATGAATCCAAGACACCTAATAAATTACTTAGATGAAATTATAGAGATTCTTAAAGATCCTCGCGTCTATAAGCATCTCCACATACCTGTGCAAAGTGGTGATAACAAAGTTTTGAAGCTTATGAACAGAGGATACACAGTTGAAGATTTTATAAGCATTGTTAATGAGGTTAGAAAAAAGATAGAGGGTGTGCATATAGCAACAGATATTATTGTTGGTCATCCAGGAGAAGATGAAACTGCTTTTATGGAGAGCATCAAACTCATTACTGAATATAGCATAGACAGAGTTCACATTGCAAGATATTCCCCAAGACCATTCACAAAATCATCTCTAATGCCCCAGTTACCAGATCCTGTAAAGAAGAGTAGAAGTAGCTACATAGAATCAGTGTACGAGAAAGTGGCACTAGAAATAAATAGAGAATATGTAGGGTCTAGAGCAAAGGTTGTGATAACAGAGGTAGATAGGGTTAGGAACAAGGCAATTGGTAGGTTATTTAATTATAGACCTGTTGTGTTGGATGTTGGGGGAGAGTATCTAGGTAAAAAAGCTGTTGTTGAAATAAATGATGCTACTTTCTTTGATTTAAGAGGTAGGCTATTGCATATTCTCTAG
- a CDS encoding beta-glucosidase encodes MDVKELLNKLSIEERISLLVGAGFSKIVPGAAGESRAVERLGIPSIVMSDGPAGVRIHPLRFGVKETFYATAFPNEILLSSTWNLDVVERVGKAIGEEAKEYGVDIMLSPGLNMHRIPLCGRNFEYFSEDPLLAGEMAAAYVRGVQSVGVGATLKHFVANDQETGRMYIDVVAPERALREIYLRAFEIAVEKSRPWAIMAAYNKLNGKYCTQNEWLLTKVLRDDWGFDGLVMTDWGAGDNPIEQIKAGVDIIMPGNDNIVKTLIEAYRKGELSEEIINKRVLKVLELVTKSLKFKGYKHSNKPNLDEHAKVAYEAAIEGFVLLKNNDVLPLPQDSKVAVFGKGSYLTARGGLGSGFTHPRYTISIVDGLKERGVKVDEKLEKMYRGLMLPFFELGEITSLFRRFRESALQSGDQGAIQWLLSDYVETMIEYFKIMNIQENIFDDTTLDEIARRNDVALITISRVSGEGFDRYPVKGDFYLRDDEYDLIQRVSKAFHKYGKKVIVLLNVPSPIEIASWRDLVDAIMVIWMPGQEAGRAVADVLLGKVSPSGKLPLTWPKDLYETPAMRSFPGEPRDDPKKVVYEEGIYVGYRYYDTFSVEPAYEFGYGLSYTKFDYKDLDVKVYDNTLVVSLKIRNVGKYVGKEVVQVYVRAPRGRIEKPFQELKGFYKTRALNPDEEENVKINIPLKYLASFDGSKWVVEKGVYEIRVGSSSRDIRLVKTVEIDKDYCYNTSWKQIQCS; translated from the coding sequence ATGGATGTTAAAGAGCTTTTGAATAAACTAAGTATTGAGGAGAGGATTTCCTTACTTGTTGGTGCAGGATTTTCAAAAATAGTTCCTGGAGCTGCTGGCGAGTCTAGAGCTGTTGAGCGATTGGGTATACCATCTATTGTTATGAGTGATGGCCCCGCTGGTGTGAGAATTCATCCTCTTAGATTTGGTGTTAAGGAAACGTTTTATGCTACTGCATTTCCTAATGAGATTCTTCTTTCATCTACTTGGAATTTAGATGTTGTTGAGAGGGTTGGGAAAGCCATAGGTGAGGAGGCTAAGGAGTATGGAGTTGATATAATGCTTTCACCAGGTCTTAACATGCATAGAATACCGCTTTGTGGTAGAAACTTTGAGTATTTCTCTGAAGATCCGCTACTTGCAGGTGAGATGGCAGCAGCTTATGTTAGGGGTGTTCAATCTGTTGGTGTAGGTGCCACCTTAAAACATTTTGTTGCTAATGATCAAGAAACTGGCAGAATGTATATAGATGTTGTAGCACCTGAGAGAGCTTTAAGAGAGATTTATTTAAGAGCATTTGAAATAGCCGTTGAGAAGTCGAGACCATGGGCTATAATGGCTGCGTACAACAAATTAAATGGTAAGTACTGTACACAGAATGAGTGGCTTTTGACAAAGGTTTTAAGAGATGATTGGGGTTTTGATGGTCTTGTAATGACTGATTGGGGTGCTGGAGACAATCCTATTGAGCAAATCAAAGCTGGGGTAGACATAATAATGCCTGGTAATGACAATATTGTTAAGACTCTTATTGAAGCCTATAGAAAAGGAGAGTTAAGTGAGGAGATAATAAATAAGAGAGTATTGAAGGTTTTAGAGCTTGTTACTAAGAGTTTGAAATTCAAGGGCTATAAACACTCAAATAAGCCTAATCTTGATGAACATGCTAAAGTAGCTTATGAAGCTGCAATAGAGGGTTTTGTTCTTCTTAAAAACAATGATGTTCTGCCACTGCCACAGGATAGTAAGGTTGCTGTATTTGGCAAGGGATCTTATCTAACAGCTAGAGGTGGTTTAGGAAGTGGTTTTACACACCCACGCTACACAATATCTATAGTTGATGGGCTTAAAGAAAGAGGTGTGAAGGTGGATGAGAAACTGGAGAAGATGTATAGAGGCTTAATGCTTCCCTTCTTTGAGCTTGGCGAAATAACATCCTTGTTTAGACGATTCAGAGAATCTGCGTTGCAATCAGGTGATCAAGGAGCTATACAGTGGCTTTTATCAGACTATGTTGAGACTATGATAGAATACTTCAAAATTATGAATATACAGGAAAACATCTTTGATGACACCACCCTAGATGAGATTGCAAGAAGAAATGATGTTGCATTAATAACCATATCCAGAGTTTCTGGCGAAGGATTTGATAGATATCCAGTAAAGGGAGACTTCTATCTAAGGGATGATGAATATGATCTTATTCAAAGAGTTTCAAAAGCATTTCACAAGTATGGCAAAAAAGTTATTGTTTTACTCAATGTTCCAAGTCCTATTGAAATTGCTAGTTGGAGAGATCTTGTAGACGCTATCATGGTTATTTGGATGCCTGGGCAAGAAGCTGGAAGAGCTGTTGCTGATGTGTTGCTAGGGAAGGTCAGTCCCAGCGGTAAACTGCCTTTAACATGGCCTAAGGATCTCTATGAAACACCTGCTATGAGATCATTTCCTGGAGAACCAAGAGATGATCCAAAGAAAGTTGTTTATGAGGAGGGAATATATGTTGGTTATAGATACTATGACACATTCTCTGTTGAGCCAGCCTATGAGTTTGGCTATGGATTAAGCTATACAAAATTTGATTACAAGGATCTAGATGTTAAAGTTTATGATAATACATTAGTGGTGAGTTTAAAGATTAGGAATGTTGGGAAGTATGTTGGTAAGGAGGTTGTACAGGTTTATGTCAGAGCTCCTAGAGGTAGAATTGAGAAGCCATTCCAAGAACTCAAGGGATTTTACAAGACAAGGGCTTTGAATCCTGACGAAGAAGAGAATGTAAAGATAAACATACCTTTGAAGTACTTGGCTAGTTTTGATGGAAGTAAGTGGGTTGTTGAGAAAGGAGTTTATGAGATTAGAGTTGGTAGTTCATCTAGAGATATAAGACTTGTTAAAACTGTTGAAATAGATAAAGATTATTGCTATAACACAAGCTGGAAACAGATACAATGCAGCTAG
- a CDS encoding ABC transporter ATP-binding protein, translated as MKIVISGVEVWYNSVKALDEVSAEIESGEMVFVIGPNGAGKTTLLKTIASIVKPSKGVIYIDGKTLSEIPQREIGKIIAFVDPHISRSIPSTVFEFLLTARYPHQNTFSISQSPQDVEIIDSIAKQFNITHLLNRRLDQLSSGELQRVLIARAMVQQPKILLLDEPSAFLDLRHRLETLRYVKNVVKTNDITCLVAIHDIYLASLYADKVVIMSRGSIIAFGTPDEVLKKEILEKVYNVRIAYVDVNGRKVIIPIEPI; from the coding sequence ATGAAAATAGTGATTAGTGGTGTTGAGGTTTGGTACAACTCTGTCAAAGCACTTGATGAAGTATCAGCAGAGATAGAGTCAGGTGAAATGGTATTTGTTATAGGTCCTAATGGTGCTGGAAAAACAACTCTTTTAAAAACAATAGCCTCTATTGTTAAACCAAGTAAAGGTGTGATTTATATAGATGGAAAAACACTATCGGAAATTCCTCAACGTGAAATAGGTAAAATAATAGCCTTTGTTGATCCACATATTTCAAGATCTATACCATCAACAGTATTCGAGTTTTTACTAACAGCTAGATATCCACATCAAAACACCTTTAGCATTTCACAATCACCTCAAGATGTAGAAATTATTGACTCTATTGCTAAACAATTCAACATAACCCATTTACTTAATCGTAGATTAGACCAGTTAAGTAGTGGTGAATTGCAAAGGGTTTTAATAGCTAGAGCTATGGTGCAACAACCTAAGATTCTTTTACTTGATGAGCCTTCAGCTTTTCTAGATCTTAGACATAGACTAGAAACTTTGAGGTATGTTAAAAATGTTGTAAAAACTAATGATATTACATGTTTAGTGGCCATACATGATATATACCTGGCATCGCTTTACGCTGACAAAGTTGTAATAATGAGCAGAGGGTCTATAATCGCTTTTGGAACTCCTGACGAGGTTTTGAAAAAAGAAATTCTTGAAAAGGTTTACAACGTGAGAATTGCTTATGTAGATGTTAATGGAAGAAAAGTAATAATCCCAATAGAACCAATATAG
- a CDS encoding 60S ribosomal export protein NMD3, with protein sequence MKRFCVKCGVEESPSTPIVNGLCPKCYVEVRGVVEKVDKIEIEFCRSCGAVNVHGKWIDVNSSEDLSEIVEEYVIDSIKPLQDFLLEDVKVDFKPFEDSIATIKLFGKLREIKIEHAIQVRMFWKSTLCPNCRRIAGGGHKAVVQIRYVNDDEEIEKFVKLVEKEFNKFIKEIKPVKKGYDIMLTDAGIAKKIVDLAKRRWFGVKIIESFGDVKRLSTGEKMARLYISIRILNFKSGDYIVVNGTPYTVESFDGAWLKLRNQNGDVIEVHVDFVMKSFSKYKSRK encoded by the coding sequence TTGAAAAGGTTCTGTGTTAAATGTGGTGTTGAAGAATCTCCATCTACACCTATAGTAAATGGTCTTTGCCCAAAATGTTATGTGGAAGTTAGGGGAGTTGTTGAGAAAGTTGATAAAATTGAAATAGAGTTTTGCCGATCTTGTGGTGCTGTTAATGTTCATGGTAAATGGATTGATGTTAACAGCTCTGAGGATCTTTCAGAAATTGTAGAGGAATATGTGATAGACTCTATAAAACCATTGCAAGACTTTTTACTAGAAGATGTAAAAGTTGATTTTAAGCCATTTGAAGATTCCATAGCAACGATTAAGCTGTTTGGAAAGCTTAGAGAAATAAAGATAGAGCATGCAATACAGGTTAGAATGTTTTGGAAATCCACATTGTGTCCAAATTGCAGAAGAATTGCTGGTGGTGGGCATAAGGCCGTGGTTCAAATAAGGTATGTTAATGATGATGAGGAAATAGAGAAGTTTGTGAAGCTTGTAGAGAAAGAGTTCAATAAATTTATTAAAGAGATTAAGCCTGTTAAAAAAGGCTATGATATAATGTTAACTGATGCTGGAATAGCGAAAAAGATAGTGGATTTGGCAAAAAGGAGATGGTTTGGAGTGAAAATAATTGAATCATTTGGAGATGTAAAAAGACTTTCCACTGGTGAAAAAATGGCTAGGCTTTACATATCAATCAGAATACTTAATTTTAAGTCAGGAGACTACATTGTTGTTAATGGTACACCTTACACCGTAGAATCATTTGATGGTGCATGGCTTAAATTACGTAATCAAAATGGTGATGTGATCGAAGTGCATGTAGATTTTGTAATGAAAAGTTTTTCAAAGTATAAATCAAGAAAATGA
- a CDS encoding KH domain-containing protein encodes MNLEDEKSLRKNNEVPKIGVAQGYLIPGVTRLYIKIPLERIGALIGKGGETLKKLMEQTQTKITVDEVNGTVIVEPQTPQTRVLDLMKARDIILAIGYGFSPERAFRLLEDDQILIVIDLKQYVKPSENHLTRVKGRLIGEDGKARKNLEEMTGTEISIYDDYVAVIGDYESANIAREAILMLIDGRQHSTVYKYVDKAMRQIRRSRMVSLWEKEYMPK; translated from the coding sequence ATGAATCTAGAAGATGAGAAGAGTTTAAGGAAAAATAATGAGGTTCCAAAAATTGGTGTTGCTCAAGGCTATCTTATACCAGGTGTTACGAGACTCTACATAAAAATTCCTCTAGAAAGAATCGGTGCACTCATAGGTAAAGGCGGCGAAACTCTGAAGAAGCTTATGGAGCAAACACAAACAAAAATAACTGTTGATGAAGTCAATGGAACTGTTATAGTAGAGCCTCAAACTCCGCAAACAAGAGTTTTGGATTTAATGAAAGCAAGAGACATAATACTAGCTATAGGCTATGGCTTTTCACCAGAAAGAGCATTTAGACTTCTTGAAGATGATCAAATACTCATCGTTATAGATTTAAAACAATATGTGAAGCCATCAGAAAATCATTTGACCAGAGTAAAGGGTAGGCTAATAGGTGAGGATGGTAAGGCCAGGAAGAATCTCGAGGAAATGACAGGAACAGAAATATCAATATATGACGACTATGTGGCTGTAATAGGAGATTATGAAAGTGCAAACATTGCTCGAGAAGCAATTCTTATGCTCATAGATGGAAGGCAGCATTCAACAGTATACAAATATGTTGATAAAGCTATGAGACAAATAAGAAGATCTAGAATGGTGAGTTTGTGGGAAAAAGAGTATATGCCTAAGTAA
- a CDS encoding serine protein kinase RIO yields MSEDIEKRVDIEIGKRSRERRHKDSDLLETVEEVFDKPTILAIIELKNRGCLAELKGVVAAGKEARIYWAKNRNGGDLAVKIYLTSSAEFRKSIWKYIKGDPRYEWITSLPSHKLMSVWAKKEFSNLRKMYEAGVSVPKPFCVYRNVLVMEFIGSEGVRAPLLKEVVEMGKIDYEMAQKIFGIIIKNIYKMYWFAGLVHGDLSEYNVMIHNDNVYIIDVSQAVSLSHPNAHVFLYRDVMNIVKFFRDEIGLEQYSADKLFDYIVSKKVNELEKMLEE; encoded by the coding sequence ATGAGTGAAGACATTGAAAAGAGAGTTGATATAGAAATTGGAAAAAGATCTAGAGAGCGTCGACATAAAGATAGTGATTTGCTTGAAACTGTTGAAGAAGTGTTTGATAAACCTACTATTCTAGCTATTATTGAATTAAAGAATAGAGGTTGTTTAGCTGAACTAAAAGGAGTTGTGGCTGCAGGTAAAGAGGCCAGGATTTATTGGGCAAAGAACAGAAATGGTGGTGATCTTGCAGTGAAGATATATTTAACATCGTCTGCAGAATTTAGGAAAAGCATTTGGAAGTATATAAAAGGCGATCCAAGATATGAATGGATAACATCCCTCCCTTCACATAAACTCATGTCTGTATGGGCAAAGAAGGAGTTTTCTAATTTAAGGAAAATGTATGAAGCAGGTGTTTCTGTTCCAAAACCATTTTGCGTATATAGAAATGTGCTTGTCATGGAGTTTATAGGTTCTGAAGGTGTAAGAGCGCCACTTCTGAAGGAGGTTGTTGAGATGGGGAAAATAGATTATGAGATGGCTCAAAAAATTTTTGGCATCATAATAAAAAACATCTATAAAATGTATTGGTTTGCAGGTCTTGTGCATGGGGATTTAAGTGAATATAATGTTATGATACATAATGATAATGTTTATATAATAGATGTTAGTCAAGCAGTGTCTTTGTCTCATCCAAATGCTCATGTGTTTTTATATAGAGATGTAATGAATATTGTGAAGTTCTTCAGAGATGAAATTGGTTTAGAGCAATACTCAGCTGACAAACTATTTGATTATATAGTGTCTAAAAAAGTTAATGAATTGGAAAAGATGTTGGAGGAGTAA
- a CDS encoding ABC transporter substrate-binding protein, with translation MEIKTIALIVIALIIGIAIGYTPIAFMPKTLETITIPVYETVTYRETVVTTVTQVQQTTVSLSWPRKVVDALGREITFDAPPQRVVSTIPSITENLFALGVGTKVIGVDQYSNYPPEVLDLINKGSIAVVGKPWTLDIEKIAALKPDIVFMCRGVKPQETQFAPKLEEMGIKTFFLTCDTAKDQYDIYKDLRLLGQIFGVEQKAEEVISNIDKKISSIINKLVNVSRPRVLQLAGPPSWGLWSAGGDTFIGWLIKTAGGSNIASTYSGWPQLSYEYILSKDPEVIIITAHDVDAKSVYKEVSSSPLVNTTAWKKGRVYLLTGEADDVLSRPGPRIAEALEILAKIIHPEIFGEITRSDVTNIVSMSFSLIDVSGFINIEIKAVVV, from the coding sequence ATGGAGATTAAGACAATAGCTCTAATTGTCATTGCATTGATAATTGGTATTGCAATAGGCTATACTCCAATAGCATTCATGCCAAAAACACTAGAAACAATAACAATACCTGTTTACGAAACTGTTACTTACCGTGAAACAGTGGTTACAACAGTAACGCAAGTGCAACAAACTACCGTATCTTTGTCTTGGCCTAGAAAAGTTGTTGATGCACTTGGCAGAGAAATAACCTTTGATGCTCCACCTCAAAGAGTTGTTTCAACTATTCCAAGCATAACAGAGAACTTATTTGCTTTAGGTGTTGGCACTAAGGTTATTGGTGTAGATCAGTATTCGAATTATCCACCAGAAGTGTTGGATCTAATTAACAAAGGTAGTATAGCTGTTGTTGGAAAACCATGGACATTGGATATTGAGAAAATAGCTGCTTTAAAACCTGATATAGTGTTTATGTGTAGAGGGGTTAAACCACAGGAAACTCAATTTGCTCCCAAGCTAGAGGAAATGGGTATAAAAACATTTTTCCTAACATGCGACACTGCAAAAGATCAATATGATATATATAAGGATTTGAGATTACTTGGTCAAATATTTGGAGTTGAGCAAAAGGCTGAAGAGGTTATTAGTAACATAGACAAGAAAATATCTTCAATTATAAACAAACTCGTCAATGTTTCTAGACCTAGGGTTTTGCAACTTGCAGGGCCACCATCGTGGGGGTTGTGGAGTGCTGGTGGAGACACATTCATAGGCTGGTTGATTAAAACAGCTGGTGGAAGCAACATAGCCTCTACATATAGTGGATGGCCGCAGCTAAGCTACGAATATATATTGTCTAAAGACCCGGAGGTGATAATAATAACTGCTCATGATGTTGATGCGAAATCTGTGTATAAGGAGGTGTCTTCAAGTCCATTAGTAAATACAACAGCTTGGAAGAAAGGTAGAGTTTATCTTTTAACTGGTGAAGCTGATGATGTTTTAAGTAGGCCAGGACCCAGAATAGCCGAGGCTCTTGAGATACTTGCAAAGATTATACATCCAGAAATATTTGGTGAAATTACAAGATCTGATGTAACCAATATTGTATCTATGAGTTTTAGCTTAATTGATGTAAGTGGTTTTATAAATATAGAGATAAAGGCTGTGGTTGTTTAA